The DNA window TCGGTCATCAATGATCTATTCGTTTGCGGGAAAACCCTCATGCGAGTCTTTGCCGGCGTAGCGAGGCAGTCTCGTCTTTAAAAATTCCATAACGATATAAGATTGCTTCGTCGTCCGCCTAAGGCGGACTCCTGGTAATGACTTTAAAAGAGTTTTTCTTCGTATCTTCATCGGTTTTTATTCTATGAAAAACATCATCCGTAATAAAAGTTTCTATTTGATCCTGTTCTTTGATTCCTTCTTGATTGTCGGAGCGTTTCTACTGGCCTACCTTCTGCGGTTTGAGGGTAAGATCCCTGCCCTCGAATGGGAACATTTTTATTCGGCTGTTCCCTACATCCTTTTATTGAAGCTTATCTCTTTCTGGTTCTTCGGCCTCTACAGGGGCATGTATCGGTATACCAGCCTTGTCGATCTATTTAATGTGATGAAGGCCACATTAACTTCATCGGCCATTATCGTTTTGGGGATCCTTTTCCTGTACCGCTTCGAAGGCTTTACCCGTGCTGCATTTATCATAGACTGGGTTTTAACCTTTGTTTTCATCGGTGGGCTCAGAGTAGGCATCAGGCTCTTTCTCTCTGAACAAGAGAAAGGCTTTTCCCCGTTACAACAGATGTTTCAACTTCGTTCTGGATGGACTTTCCGGAAGCCAGAAAAAGGATTGGTGATCATTGGGGCAGGGGATGCCGGAGAAAAGATGCTTCGTGAAATAATGGATAATGCCCGTCTCCATTATGAGGTTTTGGGTTTCTTGGATGATGACGCTACGAAGCACGGCATGAAAATTCACGGAGTCCCAGTTTTGGGGCCGATTCATAAAATTCATCAACTCGCTTCCCAAGGCGGAATCGATGAAATTTTAATAGCCCTGCCTTCTGCTTCGGCCAAGCAGATGAAAAGAATCATCGAAACTTGCGAAGAAACAGGGTTAAAGATTCGCACTACACCTGGGATTGGTGAATTGATTAATGGAAAGATTTCTTTTAAAACTATCCGGGAGGTCTCCTTTGAAGACCTCTTAGGCCGCGATCCGGTTAATCTCGACGTAAAAACTATCGGAGATTACCTGAAGGATAAAGTTTTTCTTGTTTCAGGAGCAGGGGGGTCGATCGGATCTGAACTTTGTCGCCAGATTACCCAATTTTCCCCCAAAAACCTTATCCTCCTCGACAAAACAGAAAATAGCCTGTTTCACCTGGAGATGGAATTCCGTCAAATGTTCCCCCAAACTTTCATTACACCTGTTCTTGGGGATGTGCAGAATCGGGGTTTTCTCGATAGACTCTTTGCCGCCCACAGGCCGCAGGCAGTAATCCATTCGGCAGCCTATAAACATGTCCCTATTGTAGAGCTGAATCCTTGGGAGGGTGTGTTCAATAACATTATTGGGACGCGCAACATCGTGGAAGCATCTCGTCAATATGAAGCGGAACAGTTTATCATGATTTCGACAGATAAAGCCGTCCGCCCATCAAACGTCATGGGGGCAACGAAAAGAATCGCAGAAATGATAACATCCTCTTATAGCTCTGCCAATCCTACCCGGTTTGTATCCGTCAGGTTTGGGAATGTAATCGGCAGTGAAGGAAGCGTAGTTCACCTCTTTAAGAAGCAGATCGAACGTTTTGGCCCGGTAACTGTTACCCACCCCGAAATTACTCGCTATTTTATGACGATTCCCGAGGCCTGCAAACTGATTCTTCAGGCCGGTGCTTTAGGCGAGGGGGGCGAGATATTCATTCTGGATATGGGCACTCCCATCAAAATCGTAAACATGGCCCGCGACCTTATCCGCATGTCAGGGTTCAAGCCTGATGAAGACATTGAAATCAAGTTTATTGGTCTTCGTCCCGGAGAAAAACTCTATGAAGAATTAATCACCGAAGGGGAAGGAATTGTTCGGACCGATTATGAAAAGATCTTTGTCCTGAAAGGAAATGGCTACGACCTCAATTGGCTCAACGCAAGGATTGAAGAACTTACCAAACTGGCTCATGAGCAGAATGCCTCTGGCATCAAGGCTAAATTGAAAGAAATCGTCCCCGAGTACCAGCCATTTAATATGAATGATTGCAACCCGCCCCAGAATCAATGAGGTTCTCCCGCCGCATTCCCCTTCGTCGCTTCCCAACCCGCCTCGAATAAATTCCACCTCCATTTAACTCCAACCTCTAACCTCAACCCTTACACCTCTTACCCCCCTCCGCCCTCAACCCCCCATCCTTTAACCTTTCCCCCTGACTTAATTTTTAAGTCAACTACCCATTCCCTCATTCCCTCATCCCCTCAAACCATTCCCAAACGATTCATTTTTAAGACGATTCCCTCTACCCTCCAAGGGGATGAATTAAGATGATCCTTGACACTTGACCTTATCCGGCAGTCAGGAATGGGCCAACAAAATAATCAGACATGATTTCGTAATTGAAGCTCTAACGGGTGCGGATTCAAGTGGATCTGTTGTTTAAGGTAAGGCGGGTCGTATTTGCGTCCATAGCGATCAATGAGAAGGAAAACCCCTATAATAGACTGGTTACTACTATAGGCAGCCAGGAGAATTCAGGGCTTACCCAGATTTTGCAGGGAATGGAGTGAGGATCGTGTTGGGTAGATCGGGAGAAGAATAAAATTTTTCCCCAAGAGCCCACCAGCGGCGTTGATCTCCTCAGCGCCCAACTGCGTTCCTAAAAGGGAACGGTGGCCAACATCCTGGCCAGACCCGGAAAAAGGACCCAACTGGAGGATGGTTATTGTATCCTGGGCCAGAATCGGTGTAGCCCCCAAGGCCGAGAACAGAAAAAGAAGAATTGTCCAGCGCCTGTACTTTTCCCAACCCAACAATCTTTTCCTTCCTTCTTTGGAGGACAGCGGCTGAAAAATGCATATTTAATAGTTAAACTCTTAACATCTATGTTCAGGATTGTCAAATCGCGGATGGATTTAGATCTTTGGGAATGGCCTTAACGGCTTCGGCTTCCAGGTGACCATTTTTATTTTGCAACTTTTTTCCAACCTTATATTGTGATATTTATTCATTGAGGTTATAATTTTGGCATTTCCCCAGAGAGACTGGGTTGCAATTCCGGAATCGGAAGAGCTAGGCGAAAGAGAATACCCTGCCGCCTGGGTTACGGCATAGTCTTAGAAGGGGAGGGGTAATTTCTGACAACATCCATGGAGGAAAGCGATGGATATATTGGGAAGAGTGGCAATCGTCACCGGTGCCGGCAGAGGGCTGGGGTGGGCCATCGCCGAACGGCTGGCCCGGGATGGAGCGAACCTGGTCATTGCCGAAATTGATGGGGCAAGGGCACAAGAAAAGGCAGAAGCGATACAGCAAATGAAACGAGAAGCCTTGCCGATCCAGATGGACGTCAGCCGCTGGGCCGATGTTGCCAGTATGGTCAACCAAACCATGTCGCAATTTAAGCGGATCGACATCTTAGTGAATAATGCCGGGATTCTTGGGCCGTATTTCCCGGTGATGGAGTATCCGGAGGAGATGTGGGACCGGGTAATCGCCGTGCACCTAAAAGGGACTTTTCTTTGTTGCAAGGCGGTTCTTCCCATCATGAAAGCCCAGGGGAGCGGGAAAGTCGTCAACATGGCTTCGGTAGCCGGTAAGGAAGGGAACGCCCTCATGGCTCCCTATTCTGCGGCCAAAGCCGGGATCATCGGCTTGACCAAGACTCTGGGGAAAGAGATGGCTCCGTACAACGTCCACGTAAATTGCGTTTCGCCAGCCTTGATCGAAACGGATATGGCCAAAGAGATGACTCCCGAGCAGCGAACCCTTTTGACTTCTAAGATTCCTCTGGGAAGATTGGGCAAACCGGAAGAAGTAGCTGCCGTGGTCAAATTCTTGGTTTCAAACGAGGCTTCTTTTGTGACCGGCCAGTGCTATGACATCAGTGGCGGGAGATCAGTTTATTAGAAATCTTTTTACCGCGGAGAGCGCCGAGAGCGCCGAGAGGGAATAAAAAATTCAAAGATCAAAATATCAATACTAAGTTTGTTTCTGGGTATGACATTTGACTTTATTTATTTCTCTGCGTACTC is part of the Deltaproteobacteria bacterium genome and encodes:
- a CDS encoding SDR family NAD(P)-dependent oxidoreductase — translated: MDILGRVAIVTGAGRGLGWAIAERLARDGANLVIAEIDGARAQEKAEAIQQMKREALPIQMDVSRWADVASMVNQTMSQFKRIDILVNNAGILGPYFPVMEYPEEMWDRVIAVHLKGTFLCCKAVLPIMKAQGSGKVVNMASVAGKEGNALMAPYSAAKAGIIGLTKTLGKEMAPYNVHVNCVSPALIETDMAKEMTPEQRTLLTSKIPLGRLGKPEEVAAVVKFLVSNEASFVTGQCYDISGGRSVY
- a CDS encoding nucleoside-diphosphate sugar epimerase/dehydratase gives rise to the protein MKNIIRNKSFYLILFFDSFLIVGAFLLAYLLRFEGKIPALEWEHFYSAVPYILLLKLISFWFFGLYRGMYRYTSLVDLFNVMKATLTSSAIIVLGILFLYRFEGFTRAAFIIDWVLTFVFIGGLRVGIRLFLSEQEKGFSPLQQMFQLRSGWTFRKPEKGLVIIGAGDAGEKMLREIMDNARLHYEVLGFLDDDATKHGMKIHGVPVLGPIHKIHQLASQGGIDEILIALPSASAKQMKRIIETCEETGLKIRTTPGIGELINGKISFKTIREVSFEDLLGRDPVNLDVKTIGDYLKDKVFLVSGAGGSIGSELCRQITQFSPKNLILLDKTENSLFHLEMEFRQMFPQTFITPVLGDVQNRGFLDRLFAAHRPQAVIHSAAYKHVPIVELNPWEGVFNNIIGTRNIVEASRQYEAEQFIMISTDKAVRPSNVMGATKRIAEMITSSYSSANPTRFVSVRFGNVIGSEGSVVHLFKKQIERFGPVTVTHPEITRYFMTIPEACKLILQAGALGEGGEIFILDMGTPIKIVNMARDLIRMSGFKPDEDIEIKFIGLRPGEKLYEELITEGEGIVRTDYEKIFVLKGNGYDLNWLNARIEELTKLAHEQNASGIKAKLKEIVPEYQPFNMNDCNPPQNQ